One Pseudobacteroides sp. genomic window, CCTGTAAGCTCCCTTACCACCATTATATCGATCCCATCCTGCACTATATCAGATCTTAAAGGGGATGCATTCTTGAGTGAACCGTATATGATTGCAGGCCTTAGGTTTGCAAATAAACCAAGCCCTGCTCTAATAGCCAGCAAACCTGCTTCCGGCCTGATATGGCCTGGAAGCGTGTCCCATTTGGCTCCACCGACAGCACCAAGCAATACAGCATCGCTGTTCTTACATTGCTCAAGTGTACTGTCCGGGAGCGGTACTCCATGAGCATCAATAGCACATCCGCCTATTAGTGCCTCAGTAAGTTCAAATTTGCAGCCATACTTTTTTTCAACTTCCTTAATTGTGGCAATTGCCTGCTTTATTACCTCAGGACCTATCCCGTCTCCAGGAAGAACTGTTATTTTGAATGTTTTCTGTGTCATAAACCAACCTCCCAATAAAAATCCTCTAATTTGTAATTTCAGTAATATCGTAACTCATTATAACTGCATTATATAACAGCAAAAAAATTTATTCTTCCTGTTATTAACCTCATTCATGGGCTATTTTTCATGTTTTTTGACTTATGGACTTCCTATACTTCAATGGCGTCATCTTAGTGTATTTTTTAAATATTTCATTAAATCTCTGCTGGTTGGAGAAACCAATTTCGTATGCAATATCGCTGATTTTTAAGGACTCGTCCGCCAATATCTCTTTCGCCCTTTCTATTCTTACCTTAAGCAGATAGTTAATAGGACTTGTACCCATTTCTTCTTTAAATGCCCTTGCAAAATAGCTAGGGCTTAAGAAAACGTATTTTGCAATATCACTTATTGTTATATCTCTCTCAAAATTATTGTTGATATAATTTACTGAGATTTTTATAAGCTCCTTTACTTTCATACTTTTTCCCATAATGCTGGATTCCCATTCCATTTTTAGGGCTCTTGAAATATATACAAACAATTCCATAACAAGAAGATGATCTAAAAAATCACTTCCTATGTCATTGTTTTGCCTTTCCTTCAAAATCCTGTTAAGTATGGTTATTATCTCATTCCTCTGACTTACTTTCAAAGATATAAAAGCACCTGACTCTTTGCTGCTGACAAAATTAAGAAAATCCTCAAGAGGCACCTCTGAAAACTCGCTGCTGGACTGATTAATAAATTTAAAGCTTAGAACTATAAACTCACAGTCCTCTTCCGATTTAACAACAAACCTGTGGCTTTGGTTGGGCTTTATGATAACTATATCATTCGGGCCTATCGGTACAGGTTGTCCGGATATTTCAAACACCGCGTGTCCCTTTTTTATATAAACCATTTCAAAGAACTCATGCATGTTTGGTTCCATGGACCAGCTTCTGTCATGGATTCTTTCCAATGTTTTAACTATTGCAGGTATGTATCCCGTTGAATTCCTAAGGCTTTCCCATATTTTAGGCTGAGCATCCCTTTGCAAATTATCACACCCTTAACATAACACTTCAAGACGATCTAAACTGCTAATATTTAATTAACTTCCGTTATAAATTATATATATAATATTAATTTCCATCAACCGTTTTATTATTTAAATAATAATTGCTTATTCTGCATTAAAGGCAGCATCGGTCTCTAATTCAACACCTTTATAATAATATTTTAGGATTTCCTGAAAATCCATTCCTTCTTTTGCGAGATGATTTGCTCCCCATTGGCTCATTCCAACACCATGACCATTTCCAACAGTTGTTATATAAATAGTCTTCTTCTTCTCTTCAATTTTAAAGTTTGCAGAATTGAGTGAAAAAATCCGTCTTATATCGGTCCCCTTCATAACCTTGTTTCCCACTTTTAAGGTATTAATTCTCCCTCCCTCGGTAAATGTTAATATTTCTATATTATCAATAAACACATCCTCCTCAAATTCCAGTTCGCCGTATTCCTCTTCCAGCTTTTTCACAAAATCCTCTTCCTTTAAGGAAATAGTTTTTTTATATTCCTTGGCAGCTTCCTCCCCTCTGCTCTCTACACTCTTAAGATACGGAATACTTCTGCCTCCCCAAACATCCTCTATATTTTCCGTTCTTCCACCGCTATTTGAGTGATAAAACGGATTGGCAATGACATTGTTATATTTTATTATGATTCCTTTTGTTTCAACAACAGCCCTTGTAATTTTATCCCAATTAGCTTTTGCAGAGAAAGCACTCCATCTCTTATATGCGTCCTGCTTGCTGATCCATGCCTGACAATGAGCCGGATTGGTACATATATTGGCACCCTTATGTACATCATCCTTAGAACCGTAGATACCGTTTACCCTTCCTAACATATATGTCCTGGCAGCAACAGCTTGAGCCTTCAATGCTTCCAATTCAAAATCCGCAGGCATTTCAGCTGCAACAACCCCTCTAACATATTGCTCCAGATCCATCTCAAGAACTTTATCTTCTTTTGTGTCAAGAACCCTGACCATTTCACTTTCCTGACCGGTAATTTTTTCTTCCTCATATTCATGGATCGTATTTGCAGAGCATCCACGTACAACTAGAAGCGGAAGTATTATTATAATAAAAAACAACAGCAGTGCATAATAAATAATCTTTTTCATATCTTATCCCTTGTAAATCAGATTATCAATAAACAACAGTTCTTCGGGTATCTGAACAAAATCATGAAATGTTTTTGTCAACCTTTATGTTGTTGTGAGAAATTGTCCACAAAATAAATATATTGGATAAGACGGAAAATATTCCATCATGTTATGTATTCTATTGTAAAATCTTATGATGAAGATGCAGCATACTCATAATTTCATTAGCAATTAAAAATTGTTATTGATTTTTTATCTAATTTGTATTATCATATAATATGTTCGTTTAGATTTGCGCCCGTAGCTCAACTGGATAGAGCGTCTGACTACGGATCAGAAGGTTGTGGATTCGATCTCTGCCGGGCGCGTTAGAAGAAAACCTCACAGGTTAAAGCTTGTGAGGTTTTTCTATTTATTTACAATAGTTAGCCAAAAGTTTATTATGGGGGCTATTTGGGCCTATTGGGTTAGAAAGACACTGAAAATTAAGAAGCGAAATTGAGAAATAATAAGACATTAAGGTTGAGAATTACTACGACCGGAGCTATTGGAGAAATGAAAAACTTACAATGAACTCTATTAAAATTTCCAAACTACATTATAGCCTCTCTATAAATAATCAAATTGTAATCACAATGTAATAGGATTTAACATTCTATTCATAGTTCCTTAACTTTAAGGGTATATGATATAAATAACAGGACACCTCCTGATAAAAATAGATCTTTTCCCCTTATATAAAGAGCCGCAAGGCTCTTTTATTATTGATAGTTTCATAAGTTTGGGTAATCAGATTAGGTACTTAAATATAAGATCCCTAATTATAGTTAATAAGATAATTCCTGCTGGTATAATTAAAGCTTTAAGTATGGCTTTTTTTCGGGTTGACCTCTCAAATTTAAAATATTGTATAGAATCCTTGCTAAAGAGCAAATAGCTTAATGTTGGAATAATCAGAAATATTGGAAGAGCACGTGAAAAAGTAGAAACCTTATCTGCTTCTTTATAAATAAATAATTGCTCTATCAAAACTTTTATGAAAATATAAGAAACAATTAAGCAGTAAATCTGCGTGAGCCACCACACCCAACGTTTTCCCCAG contains:
- a CDS encoding AraC family transcriptional regulator; the protein is MQRDAQPKIWESLRNSTGYIPAIVKTLERIHDRSWSMEPNMHEFFEMVYIKKGHAVFEISGQPVPIGPNDIVIIKPNQSHRFVVKSEEDCEFIVLSFKFINQSSSEFSEVPLEDFLNFVSSKESGAFISLKVSQRNEIITILNRILKERQNNDIGSDFLDHLLVMELFVYISRALKMEWESSIMGKSMKVKELIKISVNYINNNFERDITISDIAKYVFLSPSYFARAFKEEMGTSPINYLLKVRIERAKEILADESLKISDIAYEIGFSNQQRFNEIFKKYTKMTPLKYRKSISQKT
- the spoIID gene encoding stage II sporulation protein D, with the translated sequence MKKIIYYALLLFFIIIILPLLVVRGCSANTIHEYEEEKITGQESEMVRVLDTKEDKVLEMDLEQYVRGVVAAEMPADFELEALKAQAVAARTYMLGRVNGIYGSKDDVHKGANICTNPAHCQAWISKQDAYKRWSAFSAKANWDKITRAVVETKGIIIKYNNVIANPFYHSNSGGRTENIEDVWGGRSIPYLKSVESRGEEAAKEYKKTISLKEEDFVKKLEEEYGELEFEEDVFIDNIEILTFTEGGRINTLKVGNKVMKGTDIRRIFSLNSANFKIEEKKKTIYITTVGNGHGVGMSQWGANHLAKEGMDFQEILKYYYKGVELETDAAFNAE